One Mycolicibacterium crocinum DNA window includes the following coding sequences:
- a CDS encoding TetR family transcriptional regulator gives MAKRVTAPGPRDEKGVLAARILDAARGEFAQNGSAGTTIRAVARAADVDPALVYHYFGSKEGLLDAATNPPQRWLESVAATWATPVPDLGAALIRLMLGAWADDEIGSVLRSVLQTAAHEQSTREKLRRVVEGQLMGVSGLGVDDRDRQVRSALVSSQIMGLAMMRYIWQIEPIASMTDDELVVAVAPNLQRYIDGDLS, from the coding sequence ATGGCGAAGAGGGTGACCGCGCCGGGACCCCGCGACGAGAAAGGGGTGCTGGCCGCGCGGATTCTCGACGCCGCGCGCGGCGAGTTCGCCCAGAACGGTTCGGCCGGCACCACGATCCGGGCGGTGGCTCGGGCCGCCGACGTGGACCCGGCGCTGGTGTATCACTACTTCGGGTCCAAGGAGGGGCTGCTCGATGCGGCGACGAATCCGCCGCAGCGCTGGCTGGAGAGCGTCGCGGCGACCTGGGCGACCCCGGTGCCCGACCTCGGTGCCGCGCTGATCCGGCTGATGCTCGGCGCATGGGCTGACGATGAGATCGGTTCGGTGCTGCGCTCGGTGCTGCAGACCGCGGCGCACGAACAGAGCACCCGGGAGAAGCTGCGCCGGGTGGTGGAGGGTCAGCTGATGGGGGTGTCGGGCCTGGGGGTCGACGACAGGGACCGCCAGGTGCGCAGCGCCTTGGTGTCATCGCAGATCATGGGATTGGCGATGATGCGCTACATCTGGCAGATCGAGCCGATCGCATCGATGACCGACGACGAGCTCGTCGTGGCCGTTGCGCCGAATCTGCAACGCTACATCGACGGCGACTTGAGCTAA
- a CDS encoding cytochrome P450, with amino-acid sequence MTVQAERMAFTDLDDPLMFIDPFPRYAELRRSAPVSRVRAPLATGMRAKGYMLTRYDDVLAMHADPRLSSDVMRNDRIGRLRWLIPKPIRLLTETMATKDDPEHQRLRRLVHKAFTPKRVAGLTDDITCIARELIDQLAQAGEVDLVSDFAVPFP; translated from the coding sequence ATGACAGTGCAGGCGGAACGAATGGCGTTCACCGATCTGGACGATCCCCTCATGTTCATCGATCCCTTTCCGCGGTACGCCGAGTTGCGTCGGAGTGCCCCGGTGTCCCGGGTGCGGGCGCCGCTGGCCACCGGGATGAGGGCCAAGGGGTACATGCTGACCCGGTACGACGACGTCCTCGCCATGCACGCCGACCCGAGACTGTCCAGCGATGTCATGCGCAACGATCGGATCGGGCGGCTGCGCTGGCTGATTCCCAAACCGATCCGATTGTTGACCGAGACGATGGCGACCAAGGACGATCCCGAGCATCAGCGGTTGCGCAGACTCGTGCACAAAGCGTTCACCCCGAAACGGGTGGCAGGCCTGACCGACGACATCACCTGCATCGCTCGCGAGCTCATCGACCAGCTGGCGCAGGCCGGCGAGGTAGATCTCGTCAGCGATTTCGCGGTGCCGTTCCCCTGA
- the tesB gene encoding acyl-CoA thioesterase II, which produces MAIEEILDLEQLEVNIYRGRVFSPDSGFLQRTFGGHVAGQSLVSAVRTVDPTYQVHSLHGYFLRPGDATKPTVYLVERLRDGGSFVTRRVNAVQHGETIFSMSASFQTDQSGIEHQDEMPAAPPPDDLPGFISKGGVFDDAGFAQFEEWDVRIVPRDQVALLPGKASQQQVWFKHKDPLPDDPVLHICALAYMSDLTLLGSAQVNHVEKRKHLMVASLDHAMWFMRPFRADEWLLYDQSSPSSCGGRSLTQGKIFNQYGEMVAAVMQEGLTRYKRGYAGS; this is translated from the coding sequence GTGGCTATCGAAGAGATCCTCGATCTGGAACAGCTCGAGGTCAACATCTACCGCGGCCGGGTGTTCAGCCCGGACTCCGGTTTCCTGCAGCGCACGTTCGGCGGTCACGTGGCCGGGCAGTCGCTGGTGTCGGCTGTGCGCACCGTCGATCCCACGTATCAGGTGCACTCGCTGCACGGGTATTTCCTTCGGCCCGGCGACGCGACCAAGCCCACGGTGTACCTCGTCGAGCGACTGCGCGACGGAGGTTCGTTCGTAACGCGCCGGGTGAACGCCGTCCAACATGGCGAGACGATCTTCTCGATGTCGGCGTCGTTCCAGACCGACCAGAGCGGCATCGAGCACCAGGACGAGATGCCCGCCGCACCGCCGCCGGACGACCTGCCCGGATTCATCTCCAAGGGCGGGGTGTTCGACGATGCGGGTTTCGCGCAGTTCGAGGAGTGGGACGTCCGCATCGTGCCGCGCGATCAGGTGGCCCTGTTGCCGGGCAAGGCGTCTCAGCAGCAGGTGTGGTTCAAGCACAAGGACCCGCTGCCCGACGATCCGGTGCTGCACATCTGCGCCCTGGCGTACATGAGCGACCTCACACTGCTCGGTTCGGCGCAGGTCAACCACGTCGAGAAGCGCAAGCATCTGATGGTCGCCTCTCTGGATCACGCGATGTGGTTCATGCGGCCGTTCCGCGCCGACGAGTGGCTGCTCTACGACCAGTCCTCGCCGTCGTCGTGCGGCGGCCGGTCGTTGACCCAGGGCAAGATCTTCAACCAGTACGGCGAGATGGTCGCGGCGGTCATGCAGGAAGGGCTGACCCGCTACAAGCGCGGATACGCCGGGTCATGA
- a CDS encoding molybdopterin-containing oxidoreductase family protein, with the protein MVSGGSRTVRSFCRVCPSVCGILVDIDDDRVVAVHGDRDNPFSRGYTCPKGRALPLIHHHPDRLERPMMRTDGRLTETTWDACLDDLGATLRAIIAEHGPAAVAVNFGTGIGMDATGYRIAEALHRAIGTPAKFSPLTIDGTAKVLVAELMGGSAGLTGRPDYENAELVILIGSNPVVSHGHTVGMPNPRGLLRDLAARAQLWVVDPRRTETARLATRHLAPRPGTDYAVLAYLVREIVREGADTRVPVQDLDVLAAAVEPFTRDHAASLADVDPSDLDDLLTAIGRAGHIAIDTGTGVTMSASANVTQWLSWALLILTGSMNTPGGEWFHPGYGYQLEMFELPIAPPEGKSKPGPRSRPDTRAFMREYPCATLPDEIEAGNIRALLNLGGSLLTGFPATDALRAALPKLEVLATTEILPTGTTALSTHVLPTKGQLERPDVTLWDFMSTRISAQHTPAAVAPIGERRSMWWVLAQIGARLGHDIADTSMTDEAMLATLNAGGRRSYDDLVATGWAEAERELPAAWMQRHVERLGGWRLAPQLLVDQLHDLRHPTGPVLVPRRQLRRVNAQLEYLGEQPEILLNPDDAAAAGVVDDRKLVVRTEYGEVTGIARLDPSVRSGVVSVPHAHVGANVNLLTSKDDLDPATGMTRYSGVPVSLHPA; encoded by the coding sequence ATGGTCTCGGGCGGTTCCCGCACAGTACGAAGCTTTTGCCGGGTGTGCCCGTCGGTGTGCGGCATCCTCGTCGACATCGACGACGACCGGGTGGTCGCCGTCCACGGTGACCGGGACAACCCCTTCTCCCGCGGCTACACCTGCCCCAAGGGCCGCGCGCTGCCGCTGATCCACCACCATCCCGATCGGCTCGAACGGCCGATGATGCGCACCGACGGCCGGCTGACCGAAACCACCTGGGACGCTTGCCTCGACGACCTCGGGGCCACGTTGCGTGCCATCATCGCCGAGCACGGTCCCGCGGCGGTCGCCGTCAACTTCGGCACCGGCATCGGCATGGACGCCACCGGTTACCGCATCGCCGAGGCGCTGCACCGCGCGATCGGTACACCGGCGAAGTTCAGTCCGCTGACCATCGACGGCACCGCCAAGGTTCTGGTCGCGGAGTTGATGGGTGGATCCGCGGGGCTGACCGGACGGCCCGACTACGAGAACGCCGAGCTGGTCATCTTGATCGGCAGCAATCCCGTTGTCTCCCACGGTCATACCGTGGGAATGCCCAACCCCCGCGGATTGCTCCGCGACCTCGCCGCGCGTGCTCAACTGTGGGTGGTGGACCCGCGTCGCACCGAGACCGCCCGGCTGGCCACCCGCCACCTCGCGCCGCGGCCGGGCACCGACTATGCCGTGCTGGCCTACCTGGTGCGCGAGATCGTGCGCGAGGGCGCTGATACGCGCGTACCGGTCCAGGACCTCGACGTGCTGGCCGCCGCGGTCGAGCCTTTCACCCGCGACCATGCCGCCAGCCTCGCCGACGTCGACCCGAGTGATCTCGACGATCTACTCACTGCCATCGGCCGGGCCGGACACATCGCGATCGACACCGGTACCGGTGTCACCATGTCGGCGAGTGCGAATGTCACGCAATGGCTTTCGTGGGCGCTGCTGATCCTCACCGGCTCGATGAACACCCCGGGCGGCGAATGGTTCCATCCCGGGTACGGCTATCAGCTGGAAATGTTCGAGCTGCCCATCGCGCCGCCCGAAGGCAAGTCCAAGCCGGGACCCCGCAGCCGGCCGGACACCCGCGCGTTCATGCGCGAATACCCTTGCGCCACACTGCCGGACGAGATTGAGGCCGGTAATATCCGCGCACTGCTGAACCTGGGCGGCAGCCTGCTCACGGGTTTCCCGGCCACCGACGCACTGCGGGCGGCGTTGCCGAAGCTCGAGGTGTTGGCCACCACCGAGATTCTGCCGACCGGGACGACGGCGCTGTCCACCCACGTGCTGCCGACCAAGGGTCAGCTCGAGCGGCCCGACGTCACTCTGTGGGACTTCATGAGTACGCGGATCTCCGCCCAGCACACCCCGGCGGCGGTCGCCCCGATCGGTGAGCGCCGCTCGATGTGGTGGGTGCTCGCCCAGATCGGCGCACGCCTGGGCCACGACATCGCCGACACGTCGATGACCGACGAGGCGATGCTGGCCACGCTCAACGCCGGCGGCCGCAGGAGTTACGACGACCTGGTCGCCACCGGGTGGGCCGAGGCCGAACGGGAGCTGCCTGCCGCGTGGATGCAGCGCCATGTCGAGCGGCTCGGCGGCTGGCGGCTGGCGCCGCAACTCCTGGTGGACCAGTTGCACGACCTGCGCCACCCGACCGGCCCGGTGCTGGTGCCGCGCCGCCAATTGCGAAGAGTCAACGCGCAATTGGAGTACCTCGGCGAACAGCCCGAGATTCTGCTGAACCCCGACGATGCGGCCGCGGCCGGCGTCGTCGACGACCGAAAGCTGGTGGTGCGCACCGAATACGGTGAAGTCACCGGGATCGCGAGACTGGACCCGTCGGTGCGCAGCGGGGTCGTGTCGGTGCCGCACGCGCACGTCGGCGCCAACGTCAATCTGTTGACCAGTAAGGACGACCTGGACCCGGCAACCGGGATGACGCGCTACTCAGGAGTGCCGGTCAGCCTGCATCCGGCCTGA
- the pdxT gene encoding pyridoxal 5'-phosphate synthase glutaminase subunit PdxT: MTVRVGVLALQGDTREHLAALREAGAEASTVRRARELDNVDGLVIPGGESTTMSHLLREFDLLDPLRKRLADGMPAYGSCAGMILLASEILDAGAEGREAVPLGGIDMTVRRNAFGRQVDSFEGDIPFEGLDGPAHAVFIRAPWVERVGPNVQVLARADDHIVAVRQGRVLATAFHPEMTGDRRVHKLFVDVVAHRA, from the coding sequence ATGACCGTTCGCGTCGGCGTGCTCGCCCTGCAGGGTGACACCCGCGAACATCTGGCCGCACTGCGCGAGGCCGGAGCCGAGGCGTCGACGGTGCGTCGCGCACGTGAGCTCGACAACGTCGACGGCCTGGTCATCCCCGGTGGTGAGTCGACAACGATGAGCCATCTGCTGCGGGAATTCGACCTACTCGACCCGCTGCGCAAGCGGCTGGCCGACGGTATGCCGGCCTACGGCTCATGCGCGGGCATGATCCTGCTGGCCAGCGAGATCCTCGACGCCGGCGCCGAAGGCCGCGAGGCGGTGCCCCTGGGTGGCATCGATATGACCGTGCGGCGCAACGCCTTCGGGCGTCAGGTGGATTCGTTCGAGGGCGACATCCCCTTCGAGGGGCTCGACGGCCCCGCACACGCGGTGTTCATCCGGGCGCCGTGGGTGGAGCGGGTCGGCCCCAACGTACAGGTCCTGGCCCGCGCCGACGACCACATTGTGGCGGTTCGCCAAGGCCGCGTCCTGGCGACCGCTTTTCACCCTGAAATGACTGGTGACCGGCGTGTGCACAAGCTGTTCGTCGACGTGGTGGCCCACCGCGCCTAG
- a CDS encoding cytochrome P450: MSQLVRATDGGDRLTDREAIAMMFLLLLAGHDTTSNLIGNSVVALLDHPDQLARLRAEPDLIDDGIEELLRFTAPVAVGAPRVALEDLEFSGTRIPKGSRVFGMLISANRDESVFADADALDLSRTPNKHLAFASGSHYCLGHHLARLEGRIAITQLLERFDHLEITVPRNSLRLRPIVPLRGLESLPMRLH; this comes from the coding sequence ATCTCCCAACTCGTTCGCGCGACCGACGGCGGTGACAGGCTCACCGACCGCGAGGCGATCGCGATGATGTTCCTGCTCTTACTCGCCGGGCACGACACCACGTCCAATCTGATCGGTAACAGCGTCGTGGCATTGCTCGACCATCCCGATCAGCTTGCGAGGCTGCGCGCCGAGCCCGATCTGATCGACGACGGTATCGAGGAACTGTTGCGGTTCACCGCCCCTGTCGCCGTGGGCGCGCCACGGGTGGCGTTGGAAGACCTGGAGTTCTCAGGGACTCGAATCCCCAAGGGCAGCAGAGTCTTTGGCATGCTCATCTCCGCCAATCGGGATGAGTCCGTTTTCGCCGACGCGGACGCCCTGGACCTCTCCCGCACACCGAACAAACATCTCGCCTTCGCATCGGGCAGCCACTATTGCCTCGGCCATCATCTCGCGCGGCTGGAAGGCCGCATCGCGATCACCCAATTGCTGGAGCGATTCGACCACCTGGAGATCACCGTCCCCCGTAACAGCTTGCGATTACGACCCATCGTGCCGCTGCGAGGGCTGGAATCCTTGCCGATGCGTCTGCATTGA
- a CDS encoding NAD(P)-dependent oxidoreductase, with product MNVGFIGLGNMGFAMAARLIEAGHPLVVFDTRPDIVAKAVALGAQAGTSPRDIADRADTVLASLPSVQASRDVATGPDGVIEGQRVRRFVDLSTVGSTAAQQIQGQLSARDIAMLDSPVSGGVGGATRGTLALMVSGPRDEFEVVEPILANLGTPFFVDTKPGAGQTMKLVNNLLAATALATTCEVVVMGVKAGLDPSVMIDVINAGSGATNASRDKFPKSILPRSFDYGFATGLMVKDVRLYLEEATSLGLPTEMAAAVGRLWELVMREEGPDSDFTCAIKPLEAAAGVIVDGRPTS from the coding sequence ATGAACGTCGGCTTCATCGGGTTGGGCAACATGGGCTTTGCGATGGCCGCCCGCCTGATCGAGGCCGGGCATCCGCTGGTGGTCTTCGACACCCGCCCCGACATCGTCGCCAAGGCGGTCGCGTTGGGCGCCCAGGCGGGCACCTCCCCTCGCGACATCGCCGACCGCGCCGACACCGTGCTGGCCAGCCTGCCGTCGGTACAGGCCTCCCGCGATGTGGCGACCGGTCCGGACGGGGTGATCGAGGGTCAGCGCGTCAGACGCTTTGTCGACCTGTCCACCGTCGGCAGCACCGCCGCCCAGCAGATCCAGGGTCAGCTGTCCGCGCGTGATATCGCGATGCTCGACAGCCCGGTCAGCGGCGGTGTCGGTGGAGCCACCAGAGGCACACTGGCACTGATGGTTTCGGGACCGCGCGACGAGTTCGAGGTTGTCGAACCGATCTTGGCCAACCTGGGAACCCCGTTTTTCGTCGACACGAAACCAGGCGCCGGCCAGACGATGAAACTGGTGAACAACCTATTGGCCGCCACAGCGCTGGCCACCACCTGCGAGGTCGTGGTGATGGGTGTGAAGGCGGGGCTGGATCCGTCGGTGATGATCGACGTGATCAACGCGGGCTCGGGCGCCACCAACGCCAGTCGCGACAAGTTCCCGAAGTCGATTCTGCCGCGCAGCTTTGACTACGGATTCGCCACCGGGCTGATGGTGAAGGACGTGCGGCTCTATCTCGAGGAGGCCACCTCGCTTGGTCTGCCAACCGAAATGGCCGCAGCGGTCGGACGGCTGTGGGAGCTCGTCATGCGCGAAGAGGGCCCGGACTCGGACTTCACCTGTGCGATCAAGCCGCTCGAGGCGGCCGCAGGTGTGATCGTCGACGGCCGACCCACCAGCTAG
- a CDS encoding carboxymuconolactone decarboxylase family protein has protein sequence MDQATYDKGRKIRAAVLGEQYVANAERQADDFSKPLQDLLTEYCWGAVWGREELPLKTRSMLNLAMISVLNRPHELKTHVRGALTNGVTREEIREILLQVAIYAGAPAAVDGFRVARETFAELDAQ, from the coding sequence ATGGACCAGGCGACATACGACAAGGGACGAAAGATCCGCGCCGCGGTGCTCGGGGAGCAGTACGTCGCGAACGCCGAACGGCAGGCCGACGACTTCAGTAAGCCGCTGCAGGATCTGCTCACCGAATACTGCTGGGGTGCGGTGTGGGGCCGCGAGGAGCTGCCGCTCAAGACCCGCAGCATGCTCAATCTGGCGATGATCTCGGTGCTCAACCGCCCCCACGAACTGAAAACCCATGTGCGCGGGGCGCTGACCAACGGTGTCACCCGCGAGGAGATCCGCGAGATCCTGCTGCAGGTGGCGATCTACGCCGGAGCGCCCGCCGCCGTCGACGGCTTCCGTGTCGCGCGCGAAACCTTCGCCGAACTCGACGCCCAATGA
- a CDS encoding CocE/NonD family hydrolase — protein sequence MSATSVSGIDAGQRQLNGPQTTGRQYRNLSAPDHRITTDINIAVPMRDGVTLMADVHRPDTDGRFPALIAASPYPRQIQDLGAPAGFIEAGATDFWVPRGYTHVIANLRGTGGSGGTFGFFDAQERQDLYDLVEWVAAQPWCDGNVGMIGISYFAMTQLEAAVERPPHLKAIFPVAVTSDLYEGAVHHGLFSSSFITPFLSMLGLTATRSDTFWRSRPLGVARWALNTPPLHHKFATMNGEAAVTMMRGLLKLPHDPHPWDELWLDAAVRHPTRDAWWDERNLLPLLGKIDIPVYLGCDWQNAPLHLPSTFSTYAALTNSTCVRIGMLGEFGLTWPWESLHIEALAWYDNWLKGRDTGILDGPAVRYVLPGAEGWRTSESWPPPSTFHELALRADGGLDRDEGDAGGRDLMVLGAGLGRAKPSAIDPPSALTWITQPLPEPLDVVGDIELRLIASATAADTAWIVTLSDVGPDGIAEPVTAGWLRASLRAVDEAASRPGAPVLPCRQAEAVPVGVDVEYRIPLVPNARRFDAGHRIQIAITSDDQDPDTPAIMNFRHASVGTSSVNTVRSSSRLLLPVLA from the coding sequence ATGTCAGCCACCAGCGTGTCGGGTATCGACGCAGGTCAGCGCCAGCTCAACGGCCCACAGACGACTGGCCGGCAATACCGGAACCTCAGCGCACCGGACCACCGCATCACCACCGACATCAACATCGCCGTCCCGATGCGCGACGGCGTGACGCTGATGGCCGACGTGCACCGCCCCGATACCGACGGCCGCTTCCCCGCGCTGATCGCCGCGTCGCCCTACCCCCGGCAGATCCAGGACCTCGGCGCCCCGGCCGGGTTCATCGAGGCCGGCGCCACCGACTTCTGGGTGCCACGCGGCTACACCCACGTCATCGCCAACCTGCGCGGCACCGGCGGATCCGGGGGCACGTTCGGGTTCTTCGACGCCCAGGAACGCCAGGACTTGTACGACCTCGTGGAGTGGGTGGCCGCCCAACCGTGGTGCGACGGCAATGTCGGGATGATCGGCATCAGCTATTTCGCGATGACCCAATTGGAGGCCGCAGTCGAACGCCCACCGCACCTCAAGGCGATCTTCCCGGTGGCCGTCACATCGGATCTGTACGAGGGCGCGGTGCACCACGGCCTGTTCAGCTCCTCTTTCATCACGCCGTTCCTGTCGATGCTCGGGCTCACCGCCACCCGCAGCGACACGTTCTGGCGCAGCCGCCCGCTGGGTGTGGCGCGGTGGGCACTCAACACCCCGCCGTTGCACCACAAGTTCGCGACGATGAACGGCGAGGCGGCGGTGACGATGATGCGTGGGCTGCTCAAGCTGCCCCACGATCCGCATCCGTGGGACGAGCTGTGGCTCGACGCAGCGGTCAGGCACCCGACTCGCGACGCCTGGTGGGACGAACGCAACCTGCTGCCGCTACTCGGAAAGATCGATATCCCAGTCTATTTGGGCTGCGACTGGCAGAACGCGCCACTACATCTGCCGTCGACGTTCTCCACCTACGCCGCGCTGACCAACAGCACATGCGTCCGTATCGGGATGCTCGGCGAGTTCGGCCTGACGTGGCCGTGGGAAAGCCTGCACATCGAAGCCCTCGCGTGGTACGACAATTGGCTCAAGGGCCGTGACACCGGGATCCTCGACGGCCCGGCCGTCCGCTACGTCCTGCCCGGCGCCGAGGGGTGGCGCACATCCGAATCCTGGCCGCCGCCAAGCACATTCCATGAGCTCGCGCTACGCGCCGACGGCGGGCTCGACCGCGACGAAGGCGACGCGGGTGGACGCGACCTCATGGTGCTCGGCGCCGGGCTGGGTCGCGCCAAGCCCAGCGCGATCGATCCCCCATCGGCGCTGACCTGGATCACCCAACCGCTGCCCGAGCCGCTCGACGTTGTAGGGGACATTGAACTGCGGTTGATCGCCAGTGCCACCGCCGCCGATACCGCCTGGATCGTCACGCTGTCCGACGTCGGCCCCGACGGCATCGCGGAGCCGGTGACCGCCGGGTGGCTGCGAGCCAGCCTGCGCGCGGTCGACGAGGCCGCCAGCCGGCCCGGCGCCCCGGTACTCCCCTGTCGGCAAGCCGAGGCAGTGCCCGTCGGTGTCGATGTCGAGTATCGAATCCCGTTGGTGCCCAATGCCCGCCGATTCGACGCCGGTCACCGTATTCAGATCGCGATCACCAGCGACGACCAGGATCCCGACACCCCGGCCATCATGAATTTCCGGCATGCCAGTGTGGGCACCAGCAGCGTCAACACCGTGCGCTCATCGTCGCGGTTGCTGCTACCCGTGCTCGCCTGA
- a CDS encoding MFS transporter, translated as MSTIAEPRADADEASSSTIRTALLSSLIGTTIEWYDFFLYATAASLVFNQAFFPHQSSLVGTLLSFATFAVGFAVRPIGGFVFGHIGDRIGRKKTLALTMFLMGGATALVGVLPTAEQIGLLAPILLLVLRIGQGFALGGEWAGAVLLAVEHSPAKRRGLFGSVPQVGLALGLALGTGVLALLQVVLPAGAFLSYGWRIAFLFSLVLVVFGVVVRLKAAETPAFEKLKEQDQRSAVPLREIFRRPTVRSTVLGMLSRWGEGAAFNTWGVFAISYATATLHLGKVPVLIAVTVAALVMAALLPVSGLLVDRFGAKAVYGTGIAAYGLAVFPAFALFSTRNLAAYAIALIVVFGVIHAWFYGAQGTLYASLFPTRVRYTGLSTVYQLSGVYASGLTPLILTALIAAAHGKPWLACGYLVFTAVVSVIATRLLRPGDFEEEPAAKPVAAAVV; from the coding sequence GTGTCCACCATCGCCGAACCACGCGCCGACGCCGACGAGGCCTCCTCGAGCACCATTCGCACCGCGCTGCTCTCCAGCCTGATCGGCACGACGATCGAGTGGTACGACTTCTTCCTCTACGCCACCGCGGCCAGCCTGGTGTTCAACCAGGCGTTCTTCCCCCACCAGAGCTCACTGGTCGGAACGCTGTTGTCGTTCGCCACCTTTGCGGTCGGCTTCGCGGTGCGCCCGATCGGCGGATTCGTGTTCGGCCACATCGGCGACCGCATCGGCCGCAAGAAAACGCTGGCGCTCACCATGTTCCTGATGGGCGGCGCCACTGCACTGGTGGGCGTGCTGCCCACCGCCGAGCAGATCGGCTTGCTGGCCCCGATCCTGCTGCTGGTCCTGCGCATCGGCCAGGGCTTCGCACTCGGCGGCGAATGGGCGGGCGCGGTGCTGCTCGCGGTTGAGCACAGCCCGGCCAAGCGCCGCGGACTGTTCGGCAGTGTCCCGCAGGTCGGTCTGGCGCTGGGCCTCGCGCTGGGCACCGGCGTCCTCGCACTGCTGCAGGTAGTCCTGCCGGCGGGGGCGTTTCTGAGCTACGGCTGGCGGATCGCGTTCCTGTTCAGCCTCGTGCTGGTGGTGTTCGGGGTCGTGGTGCGCCTGAAAGCCGCCGAGACGCCGGCCTTCGAGAAACTCAAGGAGCAGGATCAGCGGTCGGCGGTGCCGCTGCGCGAGATCTTCCGCCGCCCGACCGTGCGCTCGACCGTGTTGGGCATGCTGTCCCGTTGGGGCGAGGGGGCGGCGTTCAACACCTGGGGCGTGTTCGCGATCTCGTACGCGACGGCCACCCTGCATCTGGGCAAGGTGCCGGTGCTGATCGCGGTGACGGTAGCGGCGCTGGTGATGGCCGCGCTGCTTCCGGTGTCGGGGCTTCTGGTCGACCGGTTCGGCGCGAAAGCCGTCTACGGCACCGGCATCGCCGCATACGGGCTCGCGGTGTTCCCGGCCTTCGCGTTGTTCAGCACCCGCAACCTCGCCGCCTACGCGATCGCGCTGATCGTGGTGTTCGGCGTGATCCACGCCTGGTTCTACGGGGCGCAAGGCACGCTCTACGCGTCGCTGTTTCCCACCCGGGTCCGCTACACGGGTCTGTCGACGGTGTATCAGCTTTCCGGCGTCTACGCCTCGGGCCTGACACCGCTGATCCTGACGGCGCTGATTGCGGCTGCCCACGGAAAGCCTTGGCTCGCTTGCGGTTACCTCGTGTTCACGGCGGTGGTGAGTGTGATCGCGACTCGCCTGCTTCGGCCCGGTGACTTCGAGGAGGAGCCGGCCGCGAAACCCGTTGCCGCCGCAGTGGTTTAG
- a CDS encoding YebC/PmpR family DNA-binding transcriptional regulator — translation MSGHSKWATTKHKKAVIDAKRGKMFAKLIKNIEVAARVGGGDPAGNPTLYDAIQKAKKSSVPNDNIERARKRGGGEEAGGADWQNITYEGYGPNGVAVLIECLTDNRNRAAGEVRVAMTRNGGNMADPGSVSYLFTRKGIVTLEKNDLSEDDVLMAVLDAGAEEVNDLGDSFEVISEPTDLVAVRTALQDAGIDYDSAEAGFQASVTVPLDAEGARKIMKLVDALEDSDDVQDVYTNADIPDEILAQIEE, via the coding sequence ATGAGCGGCCATTCCAAGTGGGCTACCACCAAGCACAAGAAGGCCGTCATCGACGCCAAGCGCGGCAAGATGTTCGCCAAGCTCATCAAGAACATCGAGGTCGCGGCGCGCGTCGGCGGCGGCGACCCGGCCGGTAATCCCACCCTGTACGACGCCATCCAGAAGGCCAAGAAGTCCTCGGTTCCCAACGACAATATCGAGCGCGCCCGTAAGCGCGGCGGTGGCGAGGAAGCCGGCGGCGCCGACTGGCAGAACATCACCTACGAGGGCTACGGCCCCAACGGTGTGGCCGTGCTCATCGAGTGTTTGACCGATAACCGCAACCGTGCCGCCGGTGAGGTCCGGGTCGCGATGACCCGCAACGGCGGCAACATGGCCGACCCCGGCTCAGTGTCCTACCTGTTCACCCGCAAGGGCATCGTCACGTTGGAGAAGAATGACTTGTCCGAGGACGACGTGCTGATGGCCGTCCTCGACGCCGGCGCCGAAGAGGTCAACGACCTCGGCGACAGCTTCGAGGTGATCTCCGAGCCGACGGATCTGGTCGCCGTCCGCACCGCGCTGCAGGACGCCGGTATCGACTACGACTCCGCCGAGGCCGGCTTCCAGGCGTCGGTGACGGTGCCGCTGGACGCCGAAGGCGCCCGCAAGATCATGAAGCTCGTCGACGCGCTGGAGGACAGCGACGACGTGCAGGACGTGTACACCAACGCCGACATCCCCGACGAGATCCTGGCCCAGATCGAGGAGTGA